tagtaagcctctagttgactagctcgttgatcaacagatagtcatggtttcctgactatggacattggatgttattgataacgggatcacatcattaggagaatgatgtgatggacaagacccaatcctaagcatagcacaaaagatcgtgtagtttgtttgctagagcttttccaatgtcaagtatcatttccttagaccatgagatcgtgcaactcccggataccgtaggagtgctttgggtgtgcgaaacgtcacaacgtaactgggtgactataaaggtacactacgggtatctccgaaagtgtctgttgagttggcacggatcgagactgggatttgtcactccgtatgacggagaggtatatctgggcccactcggtaatgcatcatcataatgagctcaatgtgactaaggagttagccacgggatcatgaattacggtacgagtaaagtgacttgccggtaacgagattgaacaaggtattgggataccgacgatcgaatctcgggcaagtaacataccgattgacaaagggaattgtatacgggattgattgaatcctccacattgtggttcatccgatgagatcatcgtggaacatgtgggagccaacatgggtatccagatcccgctgttggttattgaccggagaggcgtctcggtcatgtctgcatgtctcccgaacccgtagggtcaacacacttaaggttcggtgacgctagggttgtagagatattagtatgcggaaacccgaaagttgttcggagtcccggatgagatcccggacgtcacgaggagttccggaatggtccggaggtgaagaattatatataggaagtccagtttcggccaccgggaaagtttcgggggttatcggtattgtaccgggaccaccggaatgGTCCCGGGgatccatcgggtggggccacctatcccggagggccccatgggctgaagtgggaagggaaccagcccttagtgggctggggcaccccccatgggcctccccctgcgcctagggttggaaaccctgggggtggggggcgctccacctgacttggggggcaagtttcccccctggccgcccccccttgtagatgggttccagggccggcgccccccctccaaggggcctatataaaggggggggggagggagggctgctgtaccctagcccttggcgcctccctctccccctgcaacacctctccgtcccgcttgtgcttggcgaagccctgccgggatcccgctacttccaccaccacgccgtcgtgctgctggatctccatcaacgtctcatttccccttgctggatcaagaaggaggagacgtcgctgctccgtacgtgtgttgaacgcggaggtgccgtccgttcgacactcggtcatcggtgatttggatcacggcgagtacgactccatcaaccccgttcattagaacgcttccgctcgcgatctacaagggtatgtagatgcactcctttcccctcgttgctagtatactccatagatggatcttggtgatgcgtaggaaattttaaaattctgctacgatccccaacatatATATGAATAATTATAAAACTATTAGTATATCAAGATATTTCTCGCGAAGTCCTAATGTTTATGTCAAACCAATCCTAATGCCTCTGTATACATGATGTGTCAAAATTATAGAATTTTTAATGTGCAATTAGACATATCTAAGATGTCATTCATTCACAAACAGAAGTAATTATACTTCATTCCTAAAATGCAATGTTGTTGTTATTACGGGAACATCAATGCTCACATTTCGATCGCCTCATTAAAGAGAGAGAGAGCTCCTCTTGTGTGGCGACAAGATCAAAGATGTCGTCCACAATGTAGACCATTGAGATAACCTTTGTGGCCTCAACCCGATATCTTGAGAAGGAGAAACCCTCGAGGATAGTCTTGGACCACATGTACCATTTCAGAACTTGGTCCCTTGCAGCTGGAATTTCTTGAGACAATCCCAAATCCACCCACCATCTGTGTGAAAATGAAGTTTTCGTAGCAAAAAATCACCACACCTTTAATTGTGCGAATACATGAGCAAACAAAATATGTTAATCTATTAATTCCAAGTGAGTTCTCTCTTATCAATATGCAGGTGGGTCAATGTCTGCAACAACTAATAATGGAAGGAGTGTATTTTATTATATTCATACCTCTTAACCTCTTGCATTTCACTCTGATGTTGCAACTTCTTCATGTGAAATTCTGCAAGTGCCAGCTTCTCAATTGCAGTGTACCTAGTAGGCAAGTTCTGGAGGTAACTCAAATGATGCCTAGCCTTGTATTGCCTCAGGCTCACATGGTAGGGATGGTCTAGTGACTTCATCACATATCTCGCAAGGTTTGGTTCCAAATACTTAAGTGCAAATTTCATGTGCTTGCTCGAGAATTCCTTTGCCTTGTAGAGTGAAGCTTCTCCCATGTTGAGGTGTGACATGTCATGCAAGCTCAGCAACCCTCTAAGGTCTTTGCTATGCCTAAGGTTGAAATCACCATTATCGTTTGTGAACTTCTGAAGAACATCGTCTGCCATACAGCGACAAGAAGGTGTCTTACGTGCATGTCATACATAATGAAAATAATACGTCTCATGAGAGGTGCTTCTATGCTACACAAGGGACAGTTACTTTTTATTATTAAACTTGGTTACTCTAAGGCTAATTTATTATTAGCAAAATTATCACATAAAATCATCGTTGACCAAATTGCACTCAAGTTTCCAAACTCGTGTGTTTATCTAACCCAACACACTAAACTAGTATTTTACTGACCTGCCGAAACATAATATCCAACTTCTCTCATCAGCCTTAAGGAAAGGGTTGCGTCAAGTAGATCGTCACTATGGAGGAGATCCACTGACGAGTCCATTGTGTTATCGATTTCATCCTGGAAATAGTGGTCAATGCAGAGGCGTTTGAGGTGATCAACCATGCTCAACATTCCTTTGTTGCTCTTCGGATGTTGATGAAGCAACGCTTGAACATTCAATAGGCTTTCCTGGTATTGCACATAGAGCAAACTTCTTTTTAAAAAGAATACAAAGTCTAGATAAGTGCAATATATATCATATATTATTTGCATTCAACAATAGATGATATCATAGGAAAATAGTGCATATAATGTAAGTTTATATTTTGTTAACATACTTTGGAAATTAACAATAAAACATAGAGATTGAAATTGTGCTCATTCCAGAAACATCATTAATTATTTAATGAAACACACATTTTCTATGTCTAGCTGGTTCCTGAGTAGAAGTCATTATTCAAAGTTATCTTGAAAAGGCAATCCATGAATTGCTAGACTCGGTTTATACGCCATCAATTTAGGGACGGATGCAGTATACTTAGCAAAAAAGGCACATAAACAAGCATGTTAATTGCATTCATAGTACATGCTAATGTTGCGGTCTATATATGTTTGTACCGTAAAAATATATACCTGGAAGTCAAAATCATTGGACAGCTCATGGGACACAGGCTCCCTCCCGGGATATATCACCGGCGAAGGGCGAAATAACCCACGGTTTCGGCCACTCTGGCCACCGGCAAAGCTGAATGGAGCAATGGCGCGAAGGAGGATAAGGAGAAGCAGACATGCGCAGCAGCCATCACTTGCTTGACTAATGTGATTTGCTACAGCTGATCGGCTGATGTTGTAGCGTGGATGATATGGGATGAACAAGAGTACGTAGCAGGCTGCTGGTGCTATGTCTTGGGATGGATGGGGGATACGAGCAATGCATGCATGCCCTCCAGATTTATAGGGGGAAGGGAGGAGATGAGATGAGGTTGCAGCCGCGTCGATCCTCCACCGAGTGGCGAGCCGTTGGAAAATTTACTAAACGTCATGCATGCGCTAATCAGGTTTTGCTTTTCGTCTAGGCCGGGCTAGTGTACCATCCATTCTTTGTCTTATCGAGTGCACCATGCATGCACCATGCACCTTGCTAACTCTGGACTCCGATGTCTAGTCTGGTCGTCGTTACGAGACAAATGCATATATTTGTGCACACGGTTTCTCCCTGCACAACTGGCAAGAGCCACACACGTAAGTACTCTATATACCTATATTTGTACGTCCTGCCACGTGAACGTCTCGATTTGACACCTGGACAAAAGGGTCCGCTTGGTAGAGGGGGCCATCGAAAGGTCTGCCGATTGACCAGTTTTTTTTTAACACAGCACAGACGCAAGCGTTCATATACGCTGACctctatgaacgcacacacgcacaccctaccctatgagcacctcccaaagactgagccgacatatcatcttgaaatttacgaagtgaCCGCAGACACCTCGTTGTCGATGGGAACGTCTCCTTCCACCGAATGCGCATTGCCGAAAAGTCTGAAATAAATCCaagaataaatgcgagcacctgGATTTAAACCCTGATGTGCTGGGAATACCACATTCCCTCTTAACTAttcaaccacaggttggttcgcgaTTGGCCAGTTTTCCATCGGTTGCTGCTTGTTAAGCTCACGACTATGCCACATATTATAACCTACGTATTAAACCACTGCTGGCAGTACCAACTTAATTTGACCCCCATCTGAACCATGCATGCATAGTACTGTAGCTAGCTACTAATAGAGCGGTCAAAAAACATTTACCCCCTCCCAAAATGTAACATGTGTGTACAACGAACTGGTACAGCTGGCATTGTCTCGTGTGTAAGTGGCGCTTTCTCGAATTCTTGGGTCAAATTGTTATTATTTACTTTTGGTTTGTTACATACAAAGAGTACTGTTCATCCACGTCAATTTGATGTTATACGGAAGATAGACGGAAAGTAGAAAAGAGACAGAAAGGGTGGAGACTCTTCACGGAGACTCACTCCACAATGAGTCAAAGCTCTAGATCCAGTGTACCCCTCGGCACTGCTTCAATACCAGCAACCTACAGGAGGGATTtttaagagcatctccactcgtTGGCACCCCCAGGAGGCATTTCtttcgccccttcgggggctgcCGGCGAAATTTTTTGCCTGGGGGCCTAAATCTTTCCACTCgttgcgccccccccccccccccccccccccccagagcAGTGTTGAGGCTCAAGTAGGCAgcggcatttcgtcgagcaggtcaCAGGCGATGCCGTGGGCACGCTCCGGTGCATACAGGCCCTGCTCGCGGCGCAGTCCCTCCATTTGGAGAGGTCAGGAGAGGAAGCGAGTCCGGCGAGGTCGTGCTCCATGTACTCGAAGACGGGGTAGATGCTGGCGGAGGAGCGGGAGGTGATGAGGCCGTGGATGCCGATCACGTCCGCGCTGCCCCACGGCATGCTGCTGGAGGTCTTCAGGCGGCTGCCGGTGCGCGGCGGTGTGCCGCCGCTGGCCCGCGTCGTGTCCCGCGCGCCTGTCCTCCCCGCCCCGCCACTTCGGCTTCTTCCGCAACCACGGCCCGTCCGCGCTGCCGCCGTGGGGCCCGTCCGCAACCACGGCccgtccgcgccgccgccgtgggGCCCGTCCGCAACCACGGCCCGTCCGCCCCGCCACCGCTCCTCCTTGGTCTCGGTGGGGAGCGAGCGCatggcggcgagggaggaggcgCGCGCCAGCCGGAGCTTGGCGTGGCGAGCGCGCGGCTGCGGGACGGCGGCACGGCGGCCCGACGCGGCCGCGCGGCCGCAGAAGCGACGCTGCGGGCCGGGACACGCACGGAGCTGGCACGAGAGGCGACGCTGCGGGCCGGGACGCAGCCGGAGCTGGCACGGGGAGGCACCAGCCGCGGGCGGCGACGCTGCGGGGAGGCACCGGGGCCGCAGGCGGAGCAGGGAGAGAGAAGCGGATGGGGAGAGAGAAGGTGGGGGCCGGGCTGAAAGCGACGGGGGAGGGGGGGAGATGTGGCTGCAGGTGAGCCTTTGCATGCATAAACAAACCGCCGGCGCTCTCAGATGCCTCCCTGGGGGCTGGGTTTCGGGTGATACTGCCGACGCTAAAATTGCACAAAACCGGCGAAAAAAGCGATCCTGGGGACGTGAGTGGAGACTTTTTTCACTGCCGGCGCTCTCAAAGTTAGAGAAAAGAGCCTCTTGGGGAGCctagtggagatgctctaagcccAGACTTATCTGCACCCGGTGAATAAGAAATTCACAAAAAATACGAAACAATTAAAAAAGTAAATTTCGGATAATTTGGACATATGAGCAGCTCTCAACAAACAAAAATACAAATTGGGTCAGAAAAATAAATGAACAGTATTTTTTTCCATACCCTAAATTTGTCTTTTTTTCTAAGAGATACTCAGATGTCCAGATGATCTGAAATTTAGAGCGCACCTCATGCACCAAATTATCTTCCATGCAAAAAAACGGATTTTTTGAATTCTAGtactttttgtgtgtgtgtttttTGTTCATCGCGGGTGCAACTGAGCCTGGACACCGAATCGCCGCTCTCTCAGCCCACTTAATTAAGTGAATATACCATTTCACAATCTAAAAACAAGTTTTTCCTCGACGCAAATTTGTATTTCTAGCTATTTATCGGTCTGTATGTAACTTTCTTACAGATTTAGAAAAACACTCAGTTGTGTGTAGACTGCCCATATCACCCGCAAAAAATTTATAACGTTATGCATCTTTTACAGTCTTCTAGAAAGCAGACTATAGATAGAAGACATCCACGTGGGTAGTATTTCAGCTCTCTCAGCATTATAAAATGGTGGTACAAACATCAACTTACACCACAAAAAGTTCCCATCGATATCTTTTTTTAGAACGAAGACGCTGGAGgcgtccggctttaaattaataaagcccaGAAACAGGAAGAATCCAACAAGTTCAACACAGAACAACGTAAGGTAAAGCGGCCGCATCCAAGGTACGTTACATGCTACCGGCCGAAGCCTGCAAGGAAATGGACATAAGTAGCAGCGCGCAAACGGCCAGTCCAAAAGACTGCAACCAACGACAAGCTAGTGGCGGGCGCCAATCTGGATCAAACGTATCCGCTCCATAGCCTCTGTCATCCGGTCCGCATCACGCTGTTTCCCCAACGGCGTCCATGTCTGAAGGAACAAGTGGCATTTGAAAATAATGTCAGCCGGGTGAGTAGGAAATTTGTGCTCAATAGTCATCTTGTTGCGTGTAGTCCAGTTGGCCCACAGCAAAGCACCCACACATCTCCACAACACACGCCCAAAACCGCCCCTATGAGCGACAAGGATAGCACGAAGGTCCGAAGCCAAGAGCAGGTTCCAATTCTGATCAAAAGCCTCCCTAACCGCACTCCAAGCAAAGCGGGCAAGGTAGCAGTTAAAAAAGATGTGGTTGGCATCTTCGTGCTATCCGCATAGCACGCAAGAGCCATCGGAAGGCCCGTTCCTACGAGCGATGTTATTATAGGAGGGCAGGCGGTCACGAAACATCTG
The sequence above is a segment of the Aegilops tauschii subsp. strangulata cultivar AL8/78 chromosome 6, Aet v6.0, whole genome shotgun sequence genome. Coding sequences within it:
- the LOC109765289 gene encoding S-(+)-linalool synthase, chloroplastic-like, which produces MLSMVDHLKRLCIDHYFQDEIDNTMDSSVDLLHSDDLLDATLSLRLMREVGYYVSADDVLQKFTNDNGDFNLRHSKDLRGLLSLHDMSHLNMGEASLYKAKEFSSKHMKFALKYLEPNLARYVMKSLDHPYHVSLRQYKARHHLSYLQNLPTRYTAIEKLALAEFHMKKLQHQSEMQEVKRWWVDLGLSQEIPAARDQVLKWYMWSKTILEGFSFSRYRVEATKVISMVYIVDDIFDLVATQEELSLSLMRRSKCEH